The window CAACTGAAACAGGAGATTTACGCAGCTGCTGCTGCTGTTAGGAGTCGGATTTGATGGTTAATATCAAGTTTCTTATGATAATATCCAATAATTGTTGTTGTAAACAATATGATAATATCCAATAACTGTTGTTGTAAACAATAAAAAGTATGATTGATATTTGtctagttaattaataataatttcatattattttagaaTGAAACATGTTCACAACTTACATTTAAtgaattcaatttatttgtaaacAGATTCCAACCAACTAGTAGTAGAGCATTTAATACAGCTCAAATATTGGcctatgtatttattttttgtgcCAACCACCGAAAAACAAACTCTATTTATCATTCATTCATCAATCAATCACGATCAAACCAAACATATGGGGTGGGGGTGGCGAAACGATATCGATTACAAAAGAACGATTCGGATCAATCTGGATAACTTCTGTTACAGtcaacaattaattattaaaaattgttacaatgatgatgatgataccAACCACCTTGGAAAACTGAAACACCAAACCTCACATGACATGTTCTTTGTGTGAGTCTTAGGTTAGGCAAGTTGTATGTTTAAAAAGATAGAGTAATACaacacaaataattatataggaATGAATCCTTAATGATTAAAGCTTACAGCTTAATCCTTATTGTTGTTCTTATTCCCATGTGATCACAACCTGTCCATTTTCTTGGCCTGTAATTGGACtcctattaaattaattaattaattagtataatcATGATAATTAACTCATTAATATCTTAATGTGTAACCCAACCCATGTGCTCTGCCTCGTCTTACATTCTAATTATAGCTATAGGGTTGCTTAGGAGAAGAAATCAATGTTTTAGTGCCCccaattttattcttattattgtcattttcttttctttggttaaatcaaatcaaaactattatatttttaatataacataaaacatatgaagttaaaaataaaaaataaaaatacattttttttccgCATAGAACACTCTAAACATCGGGGATAACCAACCAAAGACGGAAAATGATCCTCAAATGTCTGAACAAGACGATTGAGAGTATTATTTGGAACTCTATTAAGTCGGTACCAATCTATGCCAAGCCAAACCTTGTTGGTAATGAGTCTAAAATTTGACTTCTAACACCACTATTTTGGAAGATGTGTAAAATAAAgaagattttaataattagatttggATTCATTGAATtttaggaattttatttaaaattgattgaaTCCCtgaaaatcatgttttttaatatattataatttctatTTAATAGTCTATACAGCTAAACAAAACATTGTAATGAATACAATATTAATTTGCAAAATGTTACAAATCtgtttatttttcattaatagaAAACTAAtgcttgatatatatatatatattaattttcagaAGAACTATGATAATCTGACAAGGTTGGACATTGTTTTCTCTGTCTCGCAGCGTATTATTGTCTGTCCTCacattttattattcttatcgctacataaatttgttataatttctATCATTTTGACTTTATCTAAtcaatcaagaaaaaaatatccAGCAACGTTATTATCAAATATTGTCGTTAGCAATGCAATTGAAAATTTAACCAAACAATCAATGTCAATGTCCTACTCCATTATATGCACTTTTTCCATcaaataaattactttattttattcttaataaaagttcatttcactttattaaaataacaagtTTATTatctcgtgcaaatgcacaagtaataatataaaaaaccgtgaaaaaaaatattacggtaaaactTTTATGGGCGGCTCAACCCAtaattcgactcaagtatccatttactctcacatatattcaaattaacgacagctctcgacccgacaatccggatactttaaaaattaagcatcattatatatatatatatatagattttttacttcatatatatcttaattattgagaaattttattttagaacaCTGAGTTATAAAGTTAAGCAAATAACCCCACACACATTCAATTGGGAACTATGTCAACgactcaaattaattaatatatgcttttagatatttaaaaagAGAAGTGACGGGGAGGAAATAATGTGTcaggttaaaaaaataataaaatgtgagaaaatagataaattttattatttttttgactaattaaattgcgccacatcatttcctccctcaaattcccactctcaatcatttctcatttcaaAAATAGTTATTCTCActcctaatcatttctcatttaaaaaatagttgagGTTATTCTTTTTCTAACGACAATAAAAGCCCTTCAAAAGACAAATTATGgctacattttttatttcaaaaaaaatattataatactaaaaacaatattattttttatatcaattataCTGTACAAGTTCCAAAGAAGGTTACAcaaccaaaatatatcatatatatatatatatataactctaaaATACACAATACAGTAAGATAGGGTCTAGTTTGGAATCCTGACGCTATTTACAATATCTCTTGACTAGTGTAGTGATGTATTTTCCTTAAGAAACAAACTAGCCCtctagatttatttatttatttaaacttgtACGCAACAGATTGATTGAACAAAACCAGAAAACTCATCAGGCACATCCATTCTTTCCAAATTACCGTCTTGCCCCGCCACGATGTAAAACCCTAACGGTGAACCTTGATGGGCCGAGCCCATTACTAAACTTTGGGCCCCCAATATGACCCCACAAGCAGTTGCGGCAAGAGACGAGTCCAACTCGGACCAACTCGTGAGCCTTCCGTCTTTCCCTAACCGAGCGCAAGACCTAGGGCACTGACCGGGAGTCCAAGCGGATTCAACTCGTCGCCACTGTTGAGTTTCGAGATTATAAACCTCAGCGCTAGCCTCAAACGCGCCTTGAAACTCGGTCATGTAACCACTAATAACCCAGAACTCGTCTCCAATCACGAGCCCTTCGCACTCGTCACGTTCATGGCTCATTTTAGGCAATTCGGACCATTCGTCTTTCCTCACATCATAAGCCCAAGCCGAATCCAAAGCGTTCTTGTTCACGTCGTGACCGCCGGCGATTAAAACCTTGCAGTCTACGGCACCGATCGCGAAGAAAGACCTCCTGGATGGCATATCCTTACCTCGCCTCCACCTGCGAGTTACGAAATCGAACACGAAGACGGAACTCACCGGGTCGTAACTCACCGGGTCCCATCCACCCATCAGGACGAGTTTACCTTCCGAACTTGCGATTTGACAGAATAACGGGAGCCCGTTTGTGGAATTAGGGATATGGGGAAGACGATCCCACTCGCGAGTGGCGGGATCAAACACGGTGATTACGCAACTCGGAGAGGaggaggcggcggcggcggtggtTTTTCCGTCGTCTTGTTCCGATGGAGATGATTTAGATGATGGCGGTGGTGGAAGGGATTGGAGTAAGCAAGCCATATGATTGGTAAATCCAAGCTGTTTTCTGAGAGAGTAAAATTGAGGGGTTTCTAGAAGGTTTAGCCATCGACGGCAGGCTCTTGAGGCGGAAGGTCTAGCCTTGTAATGAAGACGAGCTAGACATTCAACACCAAGTTCTTCAGGCAAACCAGGAATAAGATCAAGTTCATCCATGGAGATTTTGAgattagaaagaaagaaagagatgaGAAATAAATGACTGTGCGAAAGGGTATTTATGTGTGCAGAGAGGattggattttgattttttctttttcttttttaattgttctttttatatatttaatgtttactTTGTTAAGtattttacatattaatattagttatttagaTATAAGTTATAAAGAGGTATTagaaggtataaattatataagttaatagtattttgtttagagtataaaaataagtataaattttattattttgtgtttggttggtggtatTAAAAGGTAGTAAAATatgtaaaagactattttacccttatatttatataaattatttttaattattattttataggtagtttgtattattaatcataatatttattttagatgtatttttattattaattatattaaaattaataaaaaaaattaatatataattattatataaatatattttttaaataaataatattattatatgattacattattttgtatataaaattttaatctttataattatataaatattttaatccttataattatacaaatatttataaataattaatactatCCACCAacactatattattttttttagacgaaaCAATGAAGATAAGAGAGGATtagaagaaaaatgataaacaacAAATGAGTGTTATGTAAacaaagtataataaaaaaagtataatgaGAGTAATcgtgaattaaaattttagtgaaGGTTTGTAACAGGTAGAGAcagttataaatttatatttagtttaaggtataaattatatcgGTTATATTAGGTAATATTACTGTTATAAAAATTTTCAACCAAACAATTAATACATTTTACTGAATTACAATGTTATACTTCTTACCAAATAGAAGGCTTTGTGGATTGTAGTTAACATATCCAATTATATGCacatcttataaataaaaagactagataaatataaattaattttcaaaatccagaaaaagtattattttattcactttttattatatatatatatctaattctttatttttatttaaaatataataaagtatattaaaaaattcaatcatattattttattgacctttttcatttattacctgacctattttattaattaaatcattttgaCCCTAAAAcccatgtttaattaatttttctaaaaaatattttttatggttaaaaataaaataaaaaatcttatagTTTAAgtgattaaatagtttaaacgagggatgaaaaaataattaaattttggaataaaattctataaaattcaaaataaaaccataacatcaaacaagcctggtttgatgtttgtttattttagataaaacctagtttttattccaaaattcaaatattatatcaacaatttaatcaatatttttatttatttaaataccaaaattatcttataattttattctctttctAAGTCACAATTCTCTTACCTAAATCATATACTCTAAAATTAAAGGATAAActagtctttaaattttaaaaattatttttattttcttcgtatttattaaataaaggtTTTTAGAAGAATTTCTAAGAAAAACCCAAAAACTTTCCTCaaccaatataattttttttatcaaacaaaggTTATTGAacaatgaaataaatatatatatttttttaagaatttataaattacttatataataaataattatgtaaattttattttttatataaattaaaactaatatgATAAAATCAAGTTTATAGTTTATGAAtgtatttgtcattaatataaaataatatataatttatgtgatatttttaattttttaaaaataataaattaaaaacaactaaattaaattatatgacatcattttgattatttttgttaCAATAATAGTTCCTAAATTAaggtattaattaatttgattatttaaatttcgTTTAAAttagaaactaattaaaaatattgttttctaatacaataaaaaaacacaaattatgTTTCAAATACACAATTTCTTTCtagttacttaaaaaaatattatatttgaaaatctcgAATAAACACTTTAGTCACCATGAAAAcaaaaccaaaaacaaaaaatcaaagaaattaaaTGTGTTTAGACTTGGAAGAAAATATGtgacaaattataaaatttaaaatggcGCCGTCTTTTTCTGTTTTGCTTTCATGTGGGTCACTTTAAATTACTCTTATAGGATATGATGTAACAAATGGAAGCAATATTCTAATTAGATGTCGGTAAAATGctcattttaattcataaaaaatatatcacttTCTAGTTTATTTGCTCCAACatcttgtaaataaaaaatgagatttgTTCCATATAAGCTTATtaggtgattttttttttcaaaacccaaccatctaattttatatttgtttataattcaattcatgaataaaattctaattttacattatttaaatattttattatttattaaagataaaaatatttaagtaaatacATACAAACCCAATTTTTCTCCAAATCATGCTAAACCGAGTTTTTACCTCCAAAACTTATCCCTATTCTCTTGTCTACaagacaaaaacaaataaataaataaaaaagtgaatATCATAGGTTCTGAGTTcccattataaaataaaaattgtttgaagttggttaaggtcttgtttgatgaaagagtttttgagataaaactcagtttttatcccaaaatttaaatatttatcgactatcaaattaaatatttttatcaaaattatcatatctataaaccatcattctctcacctacACTATATCCTCTAAAGTCAAAAGACAAattagttttcaaattttaaaatcaatttttttcta is drawn from Impatiens glandulifera chromosome 3, dImpGla2.1, whole genome shotgun sequence and contains these coding sequences:
- the LOC124932268 gene encoding F-box/kelch-repeat protein At2g44130-like, which gives rise to MDELDLIPGLPEELGVECLARLHYKARPSASRACRRWLNLLETPQFYSLRKQLGFTNHMACLLQSLPPPPSSKSSPSEQDDGKTTAAAASSSPSCVITVFDPATREWDRLPHIPNSTNGLPLFCQIASSEGKLVLMGGWDPVSYDPVSSVFVFDFVTRRWRRGKDMPSRRSFFAIGAVDCKVLIAGGHDVNKNALDSAWAYDVRKDEWSELPKMSHERDECEGLVIGDEFWVISGYMTEFQGAFEASAEVYNLETQQWRRVESAWTPGQCPRSCARLGKDGRLTSWSELDSSLAATACGVILGAQSLVMGSAHQGSPLGFYIVAGQDGNLERMDVPDEFSGFVQSICCVQV